The Haloterrigena turkmenica DSM 5511 genome includes the window CGGCCGACGGGCGTCTCGACTCGCATGACGACGGTGTTGGTCGTCACCCGAAAGATCGTCAGCAGCCACGAGCGGCCCGCCCGGGCCCACTCGCTGTGTCGAACGACGTCCTCGCCGTCGACCACGCGCGATCCGAGTTCCCAGCTCAGTCGCGATAAGTGCGGCAGATCGAACGGTACCGCGTCGGGGAGGGAGACGCCCGCGCCGGCCCCGTCCTGAAAGCCATGGGTAGCCATACCACGCGATTCGACACTCGAGCGGAAAAAGACATTCATCCGTGTTCGTTTATAAAAGATCACAGAGGATGGCGGTAGCGACGGGTCGAGCGGGGATGAAACTGGAACGGTGATCACGAACTCGAGCGACCGACGGCGAATTGCTGTCAAGAACGAATACCGGGGCCGGTGGACCGCCGCGTTCGGTTAGTCGCCGGGCGAGGAGCCCGACTCGGGACGGTAGCTCCGGCTGATGACCTTCCAGGAGCCGGTCTCGAACCGGTAGTAGGTGACGACGGCCGGAACGAGCGTCTCGAGGACTAAGGCGGCGTAGAGCGCGCCGATGCCGAGCGGTGTCGCGGCCTCGAGACCCGGCACCGGAACGGCGGCGGCGCCGAGGTAGGCGACGGGGATCGCGAAGACGTACAGCCCCAGCGCCTGCCCGTAGAACGGCCAGTTGGTGTCGCCGCTGGCTCGCAGCGGGCCGGTCGCGCCGCCGCTGATCCCGCGAAAGACGACGCTGACGCAGGCGACGGCGATGAACGTCGTCACCAGCGGGAGGATCGACGGATCGTCCACGAAGACGCGGCCGACCTGCTCGGCGAAGACGAAGACGATCGTCGCGCTGATGAGATAGACGCCGGTGCCGAACCAGAGCACCTCGCGGCCGTAGGTGTCAGCGGAGCGTTCGTCGCCGGTGCCCAGTTCCTGTCCGACGAGGCTGCTCGAGGCCAGCGAGAAGCCCCAGCCGGGGGTGTCCATCAGGTCTCGGACGCGGCGGGCGACGACGTAGGCCGCGAGGACGTTCGGCCCGAACAATGCGACGATCGCGAGCATCGGGAACTGGGCGGCCCGGCGGGCGCCGTTCGTAAAGACCAGCGGCGTACCGATCGAGAGCACGTCGCGGACGTCGGCCCGCGTTACGGGGGGCCACTCGAGGTCGAGCGTGACGGGGAATTCGCCGATAACCGGGAGACGGCCGGTCGTGAAGCCGACGACGAAGGCGGTCAACACGAGGACGTTCGCGACGACCGTCCCGATCGCCGCGCCGACGACGCCCATCTCCAGGACGAAGATCAACACGGCGTTGATCGCGACGTTGACGACGGCGCCGCCGGCCCGGAGCATCATCGGCGTCCACGCGTCGTCGGCGCCGACGAGGGTCCGGCTCCCGATGAGGTTCAGCCCGGCGAACGGGACGCCGAGAGCGAGAACGCGGAGGTAGTCGGTACCGTAGGCGATCGAGGCGGCGTCGTTGCCGACGAGTCCGATCAACCATTCGGGGACCGTCCCGTAGAGGACCCCGAGCGGCAGCATGATCGCGGCGGTGACGAGTGCGCAGGTCGTCACCGCGAGCGAGAGGTCGCGGACGGTTCCGCCGGTGTAGCGCTGGGAGACCAAACTGATCGTGGCGCCGGCGATTCCGCCGCTGATCCCGAAGGCCAGCCCCCAGTAGGGGGTCGCAAGGCCGACGCCCGCGATCGCCGCCGGCCCGAGGGCGATCCCGACCATCGCGACGTCCGCCGCGGACTTCGACATCCGGGCGAGCCCCGTGACGATCCGCGGCCACGCGAGGTCGGTCGTCCGCTCGACGCGCTGGGGAGCGATCACGCCCAGCCGCGCGAGCAGATACCCGACGGAGAGCAGCAGCCAGCGGAGGGGATTCGGGACGGTACGCAAGCGAGAACTCACAACGATGCGTCCGTGACCGAGCACTAAATGACTTCATATGTTGAGGTGTCTCGAGATATCCTCACACATTCAACCAGTAGTATACCATTATCGTTCATTATCGAAATCTCTCGATTCTGACATGCGGCCGCGAAAGCGCCGACCGACGGGACGGTGTTCATCCGATCGCTCGGACGCGGACCGCTCGAGTCGTCGCCGCGTTCGACCGACGTTTTTACCCCCGGGTCGCTAACTGCGGGTATGGAACGCAAGGAGTTTCGCGATCTCGCGACCCCCGAGGAGGCGCGGGCGGCGATCGACTCGCTGTCGCTCGAGGGCGGCCTCGAGCGCGTCTCGCTCGAGAACGCTCGCGGCCGGGTGCTGGCGGCGCGACTCGACGCCGAACTCGACGTGCCGGGGTTCGACCGGGCGAGCCTGGACGGCTACGCGCTCCGGGCCCGAGACACGTTCGGCGCCGACGAGGCCGATCCGGCGCGACTCGCGGTGGTCGGCGAGGTCCACGCCGGCGAGGAACCGGATGTCGCGCTCGAGGAGGGCCAGGCGGTCGAGATCTCGACGGGCGCGGTGATGCCCGACGGCGCGGACGCGATGGTCCCCGTCGAGCGGACCGATATCGACGGGGAAGGCGACGACGTACTGGTCCGAACGTCGGTCGCGCCCGGCGACAACGTCATGTTCGCCGGCGCGGACGTCGCGGCGGGCGAACGGGCGCTCGGCCCCGGGACGCAGATCACCCCCCGCGACATCGGCCTGCTCTCGGCGCTCGGGATCGACGAGATTCCCGTCCGCGCGCCCCCGAAAGTCGGCATCGTCTCGACGGGCGACGAACTCGTCCGACCCGGTGAGGACCTCCACAGCGACCGCGGCGAGATCTACGACGTCAACAGCTACACGATCGCCGCGGGCGTCGAGGACGCCGGCGGCGAGGCGGTGCTCTACCCCCACGCGGGCGACGAACAGGACGAGATGGAACGCATCCTGCGGGAGGCCGCCGAGGAGTGCGACCTCGTGCTCTCCTCGGGGTCGACCAGCGCGAGCGCGGTCGACGTCATCTACCGAGTGATCGAGGAACAGGGCGAACTGCTGCTCCACGGCGTCAGCGTCAAACCCGGGAAGCCGATGCTCGTCGGTCGCCTGCAGGACTCCGCGTACGTCGGGCTCCCCGGCTACCCCGTCTCCGCGATGATGGTCTTTCGCACCTTCGTCGCGCCCGCGATCCGCGAGGCTGCCGGCGTGCCGGAGCCCCGAGCCGCGACCGTCACCGGGGCGATGGCCCGAGAGGAGCGCTACGCGGAGGGCCGAACGCGGCTGATGCCCGTCGGCTTGATCGAGGATTCGAACGGCGAGACGCTCGTCTACCCCGTCGACAAGGGCAGCGGTGCGACGACCAGCCTCGCCGAGGCCGACGGCGTCGTCGAGGTCGGCCCCGAGACCGACTACCTCGAGGAAGGCGAGTCCGTCACCGTCCGCCTGTTCTCGCCGGACGTCCGGCCGCCCACGCTGCTGGGCGTCGGCGAGGACGATCCGACGCTCAACGGGTTGCTCGACGGCCTCGAGAACCCGCGCTACCTCTCGGTGGGCACCCGTCCCGGACTGCGACGGCTCCGCGAGGGCGTGCCGGACGTCGCGGTCGCGGCGGGGCCGCTCGATCGGACCGTCGACGCCGAGGAACTCGGCCGCTGGAGCCGCGAGTGGGGACTGGTCACGCAGGCCGGCAACCCGAAGGAAGTGGAGGACCTGGCCGACCTGGTCGAGCGCGACCTGCGCTTCGTCAACCGGACGAGCGACTCGGGCCTGCGCTCGAGCCTCGAGGCGGCCCTATCGGACCTCGCAACTGACCGCGACGCGAGCGCCCGCGACCTCCGCGAGGCCATCGACGGCTTCGACCTGGGCCTTCGGGCCCACGAGAGCCCCGCCCGCAAGGTCATCGCGGGCGAGGCCGACGTCGCCCTCGGACTGCGCGAGACCGCCGACCGGCTCGATCTGGGCTTCGTCCCCGTCGGCGAGCAGTCGGTTCGCGTCCTCGCGAACCCCGATCGGACGGGCAAGGAGAGCGTGCGGGAACTCGCCGCCGCCCTCGAGGGCGAGTTCGGGACCGAGTCCGACGAGTAACGGGGTCTCGGATCCGCCGCCCGAGGACGAGCCGCGATAGTCGATCGTCCCCGGCGGTATCAGCGAGAGCGACAGTCAGCTCCGTCTGAACAGCGCTTTTTACTCCAGTAGGGTGTACGAGTGGTAATGTCCACGATCGCCGAGTTCCGCCTTCCGGCTGCGGAGACGACACTGGGGGTCGCCCTCGAGCACGTTCCCGACGCCACGTTCGAACTCGAGTCCTCGGTGTCGAAGACGCGACCGTCCCTCTGGCTCTCCGACGTCGACCGCGAGCGGGCCGAGGCCGCCTTCGAGGCGGACCCATCGGTCGCGGGCCACGAACTCCTCGTCGAGACCGAGTCCCGGCTGCTGTACGACGTGACCTTCGTGGACGAGACGGTGCGGCTCAGCGACGAACTGCTCGCCGAGGGCGGCTCCCTGCTGGAGATGTGGGGCACCGACGGCTGGTGGCAGGTACGGGTCCGGTTTCGCGACCGCGACGCCCTCGTCGACGCCTACGACCGCCTCGAGGAGGCGGGTATCTCCGCCGACCTGCGCCGGGTCAGCGACGTCAACGGCGTCGCGGACGACGAGACGCAGCTCACCCCCCAACAGCAGGAGGCCCTCGAGGCCGCCCTCGAGCACGGCTACTTCGAGATTCCCCGCGGCATCTCGATGGAGGAACTGGCCGACGAACTGGGGATCTCCCATCAGGCGCTGTCCGAGCGGTTCCGCCGGGCCTACGAGACGCTGGTCGACGACGAACTCCAGCCGGCGAGTAACCGATCGGACCTCGAGTGACGCGAGCGGTCGTCGATTTCCCGCTCGCCGGACGCGACTGCGGGCGGCGACGAATGCATGGCTAAGGGTTACGCCCTCGAACGACGACGATGCCGTACATGCTCGAATTCTACCAAGCGGAGGGCTGTCCCCACAGCGCCGAGGTCCGAGAAACGCTCACCGATCTCGGCCTCTCGTACGTGATCCACAACCCTCGACGGCCCGGATCGGAGGGCGGCGACACGCTCAACGAACTGACTCAGCAGGCGATGGTCGACATCGGCGGCGAGGACGCGATTCCGTTTCTCGTCGACACCGACCGCGGCGAGACGCGCTACGAAAGCGAGGAGATCGTCGACTACCTCGAGACGCACTACGAGTGACGGCCGGGTGCGTCTCTATCGATCGTCTCGAGCACGCTGGCAGCGAATCGGGCTGTATGCACAGCTGACGAAGGGTAGTCGACGTATTCAGAACCCGCCATAGCAGCCGCTCTCGAGTGTTGAAGTGACGGGGTAGGTCAAGGCAGGTGAACCCACGTGGAGACCACGCGGGCTGAAAGGTGACTGCTGACCGTGCCGTCTACCCTCCCTTTCGCCTCTCGTCATAAAACACCACCGGTATGCGACTCCGATAGGGCCGAACTGATGACCGACGAACCGAGCGGTCGCCGCCACATCGGCCCGGTCCGCGGAAAATCCGAGTCGAAAGTCAGTCGCTCGAGGGGACCAGATCGTCGACGAAGATCTCGGCGGGGACGTCGGGCAACTGCGGGGGGATGACGCCGTCGCTCGAGTCGACGGCGTGGCCGGTCTCGACGTGGTGGTCGATCGCCGCACGCGATCGAGCCCGGGCGGACGGTTCGTCGGTCGCGCTCGCATGCCAGTCGCAGTGCAGACAGTACTTCATTCGTCTCTATCGCTATCTGCGACCACGCTCCTGAAGCTTTTTCGGTGTTCGGGAACCGCGAGTCGATCAGAACAGTTCGTCGAACGACTCGACGCGGTAGTCGCCGCGGACGCACCGACCGCGGCGCTCGTGGCCGACGCGCTCGACGTGGATCGCGTCGAGGCCGGCGTTCCAGGCCGCGCCGACGTCGCCGGCGCCGTCGCCAGCGAGGACGCCCGCGTGACCGTTCTCGCCGACGCCGAGGTCGTCCATCACGCGGTAGACGGGGTTCGGGTCGGGTTTCCACCCCGTCTCGGGCGTACAACAGAGGCGGGCGTCGAACCAGTCGCGAATGCCGAGGCGGTCGAGCACCGGCTCGCAGAGGAACTCCTGGCAGTGGGTCACTAGCCCCACGGGTTCCTCGAGGTCGGCGACGAACGCGGCGTCGTCGTGGAGATACGTCTGTTCGGCCCGCACCATCGGATCCTCCTCGTCGTGGAAGACGGTCCAGAACTCGTCGGGATCGATGCCCCACTGTCGGAGCTGTCGGTCTCGAGAGCCGGTCAGCCCGCTCCAGAGGATGTCGGCCTCCCGGTCGGTGAATTTGTACTCGAGTCGTTCACCGACCCGGTCGAACACGTCCCGGGTGTAGGACCACTCGACGTCGACGAGCGTGCCGTCGAGGTCGAGCAGCCAGAAGTCGTACTCGCCGTCCATCGGACACTGTGGTACGAGCGTCTCGAGTAAAGATGTATCGCCCCTTCGCAGCCGAGCACGGCGGCCCGTCGCGACCGGTAGTGGGACCCGGGCACAAATATCACACTCAGTAGCGGTAAATCGCACGGCCGTCGAGAGAGGCACTATCCACAATATATAACCGAGTGGTACCAGTCAATTATACTATGACGAAGAACGACGATAGTAGTCGAAACGGGACAGAGACTCCGACGGACGCGGTCGACGGCGGCGGATCCGATCTCGACGAATTCCTGCGGTTGCTGGGCGAACGGCGGCGGCGCTACGCGCTGTACGTGATGCGCGAACGGAACGTCGAGGAACTGTCTGTCCTCGCGAGACGGATCGCCGCGGAACTGGCCGGGGCGACTCCCGACGCCGTCGACGAGACACACCGGAAAGAGGTCGAAACGATGCTCGTCCACGCCGACGTCCCGGCGCTGGCGGCCGCGGGCATCGTCTCGTACGATCGGCGAACCGAAACGCTGCGTCTCGAGCACCTCCCGGAACCGCTCGAAGCGGTACTCGAGGCGTGTGCGACGCCCGACGGTGTAGACTCGTTGACAGGAGAGGGCGCGGACGGGGCGCCGACCGATCAGGGCTGAAACGAGCCGTCGCGGTGCTCGCGACCGAACCCGATGCGGTTCGGCGCTACTCGTCCTCGGTATCCGTCACTCGGATGCTCGAGCCGAGATACTTCGAGAGCACCTCCGACACGTTGTCGGCGTTAAAGAGGTCGAGGTCGTCGGCGATCGCGTCCTTCAGCGCCGCAAAGTACCCCTCGTCGACCTGTAGCTCGCGAAACGAGACGGACTCGACGGGTTCGCCGAGCCACTCCTCGGCGAGTCGGCGGCCGTAGTCGGCGTCGCCCACCTCGCCGCGCCACAGCGCATCGCGGAAGAAGAGCCAGCCCTCCTCGCCCGGCTCCGGGGCCTCGCGAAAGACGGTGACGGTCGTCTCGGTCGTCGACGGCTCGAGGCGGACCCCGGGCTCGTCGGCCTCGAGGCGGAGTTCGGCGCGGAAGACGTACCGGGCGTCCATCCTCAGGCGTCGCGCTCGGACTCGATCAGTTCGGCCATCTCGATGTCCTGGTCCGTGATCCCGCCCTCCTCGTGGGAGGTCAGGCGGATCTCGACTTCCTCGTAGCGGATGACGATCTCGGGATGGTGGAACTGCGCCTCGGCGATCTCGCCGACCATCTGGGCGAAGTTGACGCCGCGGAGGTAGTCGTCGAACTCGTAGGAACGAACGATCTCGTCGCCCTCGCGGGTCCACTCGTCGGGCAGTTGCGCGTCGATCTCGTCGTCGGAAAGTAGGTCGGCCATAGTCGCTCGAACGGAAGCCAATCAGATAACGATTGTGCCACGGCGTATTCGCCGCGACGGGTCTCGAGACCCCCTCGAGCGGATCAAATCGAGATGCAGCGGCCACGATGACAATAGTCGCGTCATACGACAACGTACATTACAAGCCGAATCGATAGCCGGAGCCGAGGCCGCGGACGATCGTGGCGCCGACAAGGACTTATCCACGAACGGAGTACGTGCTGGCAGTGTAATGTGTGACCGGTCAGGCGACTGTGCGAACGACGAGACGTGCCAACTCGTTCTCAAAAACGAACACACCGGGATCGAGACGACCGAGTACTACTGCAAGGCACACCTCGTCCTCAGAATATGGGAAGTCGAAGCCGACGACGCCCTCGATATCGTCGACGCGACGAAGCTCTGGCACTGACCGTTAGTCGTCGTCGGTCGCCTCGAGCGGCGAGGCGGTGCCGGTGACGGGTGGGGCGACCGGGCCGTCGTCGCCGGCGAAATCGGGATCGAACAGCTGAAGGGCGGTGTTGATCGTGCTCCAGTCGTCTTCGGCCGCCGCCTCGCGGAGGCTCTTGGTCGGTGGCGCGAGCAACTGGTTGACCAGCGCGTCGGCCATCGCCTCGACGACCTCTCGCTGTTCCGCGGTGAACTCTTCGCCCTCGAGTCGCGACAGGGCCGTCTCGAGTTCGCGCTCTTTCATGCGCTCGGCGGACTCGTACATCGCGGCGATCACTTGGTCGGCGCGGGCACGTTTGTACTGGTCACAGAGCAGGTCGAACTCGCGGTCGACCATCGATTCGACCTCACTGGCCGCGTCCGCGCGCTGTTCGCGGGTCTCCTCGGTGATCGATTCGAGGTCGTCCAGGTCGTAGACGGCGACGGTCGAGAGTTCGCCGGCAGCCGGCTCGACGTCACGGGGCTGTCCGAGGTCGACGACGACCCGGTCCGTCCCGGCCTCGGCGTCGGCGCCGCCGTCGGTTGCGAGGTGGTCCGGCTCGAGGATCGGCTCCTCGCTGCCGGTCGCGGTGACGACGACGTCGGCGTCGCCGGCGACGGCGGAAAGCGCCTCCAGCGGGACTGCCTCGGCGTCGACGTCGAGTTCGGCCGCGAGGTGTTCGGCGTGGGCGACCGTCCGGTTCGCGACGACCACTTCGTCGACCCCGGTGTCGGCGAGGCTACGAGCCGCGAGCCGACTCATTTCGCCGGCGCCGACGACGAGCGCGGTCGTTCCATCGATATCGATTTCGCGGCCGGCGAGTTTCGTCGCCGCTGACCCCAGCGAGACGACGCCCTCGTTGATCTCGGTCTCGGTGCGCGCCCGCTCGCCGACGTGGATCGCCTTCGTCACGGCGGTCTCGAGCATCTCGCCGATGCCACCGATGGTCCGGGCGTCCTCGTAGGCGGTCCGAACCTGTCCGAGAATCTGATCCTCGCCGAGGACGACCGACTCGAGGCCGGCCGCGACCGACAGCAGGTGGTGTAAGCTCCCGTCGTGGTCGCTGACGACGACCGCGTCGTCGTCGACCGCCGCGAAGAACTCCTCGAGTGCGGCTCGCCCGACGGAGGCGTCGGTGCCGACGACGTAGGCCTCGACGCGGTTACAGGTCGAGAGCACGTACGCCTCCTCGATCTCCGGCACCGAACACAAGTCGGCGACGGCGTCGCGCTGGCTCTCGGGACTCGCGTCCGCGAGGTCGTCGACGCTGCCGCTCTCGTGTGTTACGCGCGCAGCCGTGACGACTCCGGCCGAGATCATGGTCGATCACTCCCAGTATATAGCTCTTCGCCCAGCACGTCCTCAATCACTTGACGATAGTTGGAAGTACCGGTACGTAAAGCTGTCCAAAGGTCCGGAGAATTGACGACGTCGGTGACGATCTCCCGCCGTCGCTCGGGCGAGATATCGTGGGATTTCAGTTCCGTGCGCAACGCGGCACAGACCCGCGCCATCTCCCCCGCGCCGGCGAGCGTCTCCTCGAGGTCCTGTCGGAGATACTTGCTCAACGCGGGCGCGGTGCCGCCGGTCGCGATCGAGACGACGACGGGATCCTCGCGCACGGTCGCGGGGACGACGACGCTGCCGACGTCGCGCTCGCCCGATCGATCGGCGCGGTTGACCAGCGCGCCGCGCGCTCGGGCCGCCTCCGCGACGGCCTCGTTGAGCGCCGCGTCGTCGGTCGCGGCGACGACCAGCGCGGGGTCGGTCCGCTCGAGCCAGTCGTCGATGTCGGCCGGGTTAGGTGCGGCCCGGATCAGTTCGGCCGAGCCGAAGTCCCGATCGGCGAACGCGGGACTGACGACGACCACGTCGGCCTCGCGGGCGAACCGTCGGGCCTTCCGCGAGCCGACCCGACCGCCGCCGAAGACGAGCACCGTGGCGCCCGTGAAATCGTGCAGGAGTGGGATCATTCTGGTATCGAGCGCTCGTTCGTCATCCGTTACTCGGCCTCCGTGTTCGCATCGGCACGCTCGTCCAAACGAATACCCGTTTTCTTCAATATCTGTGTGGAGTGCAAGGTATCCCAGTCGTCGGCAGTTACGTCCCAGTAGTCGTCCATCCGTTCCCGAACCTGTTCGATTCGCCGCCGGCTCTCGTCCTCGCTGCGGCCGTGGGTCATCGCGAAGAAGTTGTACGGCCAGACCTCCTCGTGGCGCGGGCGCTCGTAACAGTGGGTGACGAAGGGGAGGGCGGCGATCTCGGGACCGACCTCCGCGACTCTGTCGTCGGGCACGTTCCAGACCGTCATCCCGTTCTCCGTGTAGCCCAGCGCGTAGTGGTTCGGCACGACGCCGATCCGGCGGATCTTCCCCTCCCGTTCGAACCGTTTGATCGTCTCGAGGACCCACTCGGTCTCTCGACCGATCGCGTCGGCGACGTCGGCGTACGGCGTCTTGGTGAGGGGGAGCCCGTTCTGGACCTCGAGGAGCAGGTCGCGTTCGGCCGGCGAGAGCGTCTCGCTGTCGACCGGAGTCACGTCGGGGCCCAGCTCGGTGCAGTCGATTCCGGCGCGCTCGACGTCGCCGTCGCCGTCCAGCGGGCCGTCGACGTAGAACTTCGCCTCGACGCGGAACTCCCGCTGTTTGGGCAGGTTGTACGTTTCCTGTCCGGTCTCGGCCTCGATCGCCGCGAGGACTTCTTCGACGCGATCCCCGTCAGCCACCGAGACGACGAACCACACGTTGAGATGGGGGTGTTCGCGCTCGTAGTTGTGGGCGACCTCGCGGTGGGCGTTGACCTGCTCGACGATCTCGTCGAACCGATCCTCGGGGGCGTGCATGGCGACCAGCGTCGCCGCGCCGCCGATCTCCTGGGCGTTGACGAGCGGGCCGAACCGGGAGAGGACGCCGCGCTCGTCCAACTCGCGGATCGTCTCGAGCAATCCGTCCGCCGTGATGTCGACCCCGCGGTCGCGCATGGCGGCTGCGGCCGGTTCGAACGGCCGTTCAGTGACCGGGAATCCGCCCTGAAAAGCGTTGACGACCGCCCGCTCGCGCTCCGTGAGGTCGACGTCAGTGGTCATACGCGGCACTCCGGACTACCGAACTATAAGGAACTCGGAGACGTGCTCCTCGGGACGACTCGGACCCGCTCGAGGGTCCCGTACGGAGGCGACAGCTGTCCGAAAATCGCCGCGTCGGCTCGGTCCCCTACTCGTCGCCTCGGACGCCGGTGACCTCGTGGCCGAGCTCGCGGATATCCTCGAGAATGGCCTCGTGGTCCGCCGTCGCCCGGTAGTAGATGACGATGTCGAAGCTCCCATCCCGAAGCAGTTGCTGACACTCCCAGACGAACTCCTCGTCGTCCAGGGTCAGCCCTTGGTGTTGGTTCGAGGAGAAATCGGGGTCGTCGTTCCCCGAGTAGACGTAGCAGTCCTCGGGATCGTACTCCGAGCGCTCGGCGATGATATCGCCGACGTCGAGGGTCGCCTGCATCATCTGGACGTCTGCCTGACCGTCGTAGTCGGTGTGAACGATCGCCCCGTTGAGATCGATCTCGCCGGGCTCGAGCAGTGCCTTGGTTCGCTGGTAGAGGTCGTCGTCGATCGCGTCTGCCATTGTCAGAACTGAACGGGGCCGAACGGATAGCGGTCACGATTTTCTCGAGGAGCTTGCGTTCTCATGCTGCTAGATGCCACACAAGACACATAGGGATAGAAGACCTTTACTCCGATAATGAAGCGGTGGCTCCGTGAACGCGTCGACGCTGCCTACGAGGGGTTGCTCTCGCGGGAGATTTCCGGCGCACCGACCCACGTCGCAGTGATTCAAGACGGGAACCGACGGTACGCCCGCCGCAAGGGCGACGACGCTCCCGAGGGCCACCGCGAAGGTGCACAGACGACCGAACGGGTCCTCGAGTGGTGCCAGGACATCGGCGTCGAAGAGTTGACGCTGTACACGTTCTCGACGGAGAACTTCGATCGACCCGACGAGGAGAACGAGCAACTGTTCGATCTCCTCGAGAGGAAACTCCACGAGTTCGGGGACGCCGACCGCGTCCACGACAACGGGGTCCGCATCCGAGCGCTCGGCGACGTCGACCGGCTCCCCGAGCGGGTCCGCGAG containing:
- a CDS encoding DUF5778 family protein — protein: MADAIDDDLYQRTKALLEPGEIDLNGAIVHTDYDGQADVQMMQATLDVGDIIAERSEYDPEDCYVYSGNDDPDFSSNQHQGLTLDDEEFVWECQQLLRDGSFDIVIYYRATADHEAILEDIRELGHEVTGVRGDE